A genomic window from Quercus lobata isolate SW786 chromosome 10, ValleyOak3.0 Primary Assembly, whole genome shotgun sequence includes:
- the LOC115964209 gene encoding putative methyltransferase DDB_G0268948, translating to MAGRFDKQAGFYADARPTYPTEWYSMLAALTPHHSLAWDVGTGNGQAAIGVAEHYEQVIGTDVSEAQLKLAMPHPRIRYLHTPLSMTDDELVALIGGENSVDLVTVAAAVHWFELPKFYSIVTRLLKKPGGVIAVWAYHDMVVSPTFDPILKRFLDTLLPYWDPKIKGVYDDYKILPFPFESVGIGCEGKPQQLDMPKEVSLEKFLNMFRSWSPVNTAKDQGVDLLSESVVKEFESAWGGPTLVRSIIFKGFMLAGKVRL from the exons ATGGCTGGTAGGTTTGACAAGCAAGCTGGTTTTTACGCGGATGCTAGGCCAACTTATCCAACCGAGTGGTACTCCATGCTGGCTGCTCTAACTCCGCACCACTCTTTAGCTTGGGATGTTGGCACCGGCAATGGTCAAGCTGCTATTGGT GTTGCTGAGCATTATGAGCAAGTAATTGGAACCGATGTGAGTGAGGCTCAGTTGAAACTTGCAATGCCACACCCTCGCATTCGATATCTCCACACTCCATTATCCATGACAGATGATGAATTAGTGGCCTTGATTGGAGGAGAAAATTCAGTTGATTTGGTTACTGTGGCCGCAGCTGTCCACTGGTTTGAGCTCCCCAAGTTCTACTCCATAGTAACACGGCTTCTAAAAAAGCCAGGAGGTGTAATTGCTGTTTGGGCTTATCATGACATGGTAGTTAGCCCCACTTTTGATCCCATATTGAAGCGTTTTCTTGACACACTTCTTCCCTATTGGGACCCAAAAATAAAAGGCGTATATGATGATTATAAGATACTTCCATTTCCTTTTGAAAGTGTAGGTATAGGATGTGAGGGGAAACCACAACAACTAGATATGCCAAAGGAGGTGTCACTTGAGAAATTCTTGAATATGTTCAGGTCATGGTCTCCAGTAAATACAGCTAAGGACCAAGGTGTTGATTTGTTATCAGAAAGTGTGGTAAAAGAATTTGAGAGTGCTTGGGGAGGACCTACATTGGTCAGATCAATCATCTTTAAGGGCTTTATGCTTGCCGGAAAAGTTAggctttaa